GTGAACAAAACCCTAAATCCACAGGAAGTCTGGATAAAGGCTGTCCGAAACTTAGAAGGTTTTTTCTCTTCCCCTCGTGTAATAGGTTACCTCAAGAAAGCGTCACCTTCGATAGAGGGGGAAAGTCTCATAATAACTTTCCCAAATAGCCATCTTGCCTCTGTTATGGATGATATTGAGGTATACGATGCAACAAAAAAGACTATTCTTGACTCTTACCCAAGTATAAAAGAGATAAAAATAACAATCTCCCCGGATGTTCTTGAAAAGGAAATAACTGAAGAAATTAATGACCTTGTCCAGTCTATGGAAGAGGAAGATTTTGCCCTTATAGATCACACAAAGCCGGTTATCCCAAATTTCTTCGATCAAAACACACGGGTAAACTTTGGCGGAGGTCCAAACAACCATCACCCAACAACAGGCGTTAATCCAAGGTTTACATTTGATAATTTCGTTGTAGGAAAATCAAATGAACTTGCTCGAGCGGCATCAATTTCTGCGGCAGAAAGGCCTGGAAAATCGTTCAACCCCCTTTTTATATACGGAGACTCTGGGGTTGGAAAAACACACCTCCTACACTCGATAGGTAATTATGCAAAATTCTTATTTCCGTCCCTCAGAATTAAATACGTTTCTTCAGAAGACTTTACAAATGACTTTATAAATTCCATTTCTTCTGGAACAAGCCAAAAGTTCCAGGAAAAATATCGTCAAATAGACATTCTTATGGTTGACGATATCCAATTTTTGCAAAAGAAACAGGAAACTCAGGAATCCTTTTTCCATACATTCAACTCCCTCCATAATTCGAGCAGGCAGCTTGTTATCTCAAGCGACTTACCTCCAAAGCAATTAATGGGCTTTGAAGACAGAATGAGATCACGATTCGAATGCGGTTTAGTGTGTGATATACAAAAACCCGATCTCGAAACACGAATCGCCATTCTTCAGAAGAAATGTCAGAACGAGAAAAAAGAAGTATCAATGGAAATACTCACATATATCGCAAGTTGCTTTAGCAGCAGTGTTCGAGAGCTTGAAGGTGCCCTTTTGAGAATATTTGCGCTTGCAAGTTTCAATAAAGAAGAAATTAACATGACACTTGCGCAAAAAGTACTAGAGGACCTTGGTGCACAAAGGGGTGACAAAATAGACCCAATCGAAATAATCGAGATTACCGCAAAACATTACGACCTAGCCGCTTCAGATCTTTGCGGGAATTCACGCGTTGCAAATATATCTATCGCGAGGCAAATTGCAATGTATTTATGCAGAGAACTGACAGATGTATCTCTTCCAAAACTTGGTTATATCTTCGGAAGAGATCACAGCACAATAATCTATGCAACGAGAAGAATAAGTGATTTGATAGGAAAAGATAGAAAAACATTTAGTGATATATACAAGCTCACGCAGTTTATTTTGAGGAGATAATTTACTGTGGAAAACTCTGTTGAAAAAAATAATTTACTGTGGAAAACTTTTATATCTGGTTGATAATTATCTAAGAATTATTACGATTTTGTGGAAAAACTACCCGTTTTTAGTTAATTCTCCTGAGGCTATAAACAAATAACACTATTGTTCTTACCTTTTGGATAGAGTATTCAACACAGTTTTCCACATTTTCAACAGCACTTATTAATATGATTTTTAAATTCTTTTACGGGAGAATAATGCTTAAGCAGTAACTGAAACCTTAGTGTAAAAAAGCAAATAATTCATTAGATAGAATGAGACTCTTCTGATCAGATTGGGAAAATATGAAGCTGATTGTCGATAGAGGTCTCCTTAGTTCCTCGGTAAATTTCGTAACCCGTATGATTCCTGCAAGACCTCCATCACCAATACTGTCTGGGATGTTAATTGAGGCAAAGAATGAGAAAGTTACTCTTTCAACTTTTAATTACGAGACATCAGCAAAAGTCGAATTCAGCGCAAATGTAATAGAAGGCGGAAAGGTCTTAGTACCGGGAACTCTTATTAGTAGTATTTCGCAGAAATTGCCTGATGAACCAGTAGAGATAAGCAAAGAAGATGAAAAAATTTCTCTTACCTGCGGACCTGTAAATTACATACTTAATCTAATGCCGATAGCAGAGTATCCGCCACTACCTAACCTTGAGAATGCAGAGCAGTATAGGATACCTTCTGAAGATTTTGTTAAATCAGTCTCGCAGGTTACAACATCGGCCGCAAAAGATGATATAAGCGCAGTTATAACAGGAATAAACCTAAGACTTTCTAATGAATCAATTGAACTAACAGGAACAGACCGTTATAGAGTCGCGGTGAAGACCTTAAATAGCGTATCTGGACATCCATCTGATTCATCTGTTATTGTGTCGTCTAAAACCCTTTTTGAGGTTTCAAAAACGCTCGGGAATTTGGAAAGTGAAATATCAGTTTTTATAAAAAATGACGGAGAAAATAAAGTTATCGGATTTGAATCGGGAAATAAGACAGTAACGTCGCTCTTAATCTCGGGGAATTATCCGCCAGTTGCAAAGCTATTTACAGAAGAAACAGGTCATTATGCAATCCTGAAAACAAGTGATTTCCTGGAATCGACAAAAAGGGTCTCTGTCGTAGTTGAGAGAGATGAGCCAATTGAGTTTTCTTTTGTAAAAAATACAGTTACGATAAAAGGCTCAGGGATAGCACTTGCAAGTGAAAAGGTTGAGTGTGAACTATTTGGTGACGAAATAAGTATTATGTTGAGGCCGCAGTTTTTATGCGACGGACTTATTGCTTGTCAAGAGGACTTTATAAAGGTTGCATTCACAAAGCCAAGCGTTAAAAATAGGCCAGGACCTGTTCTTATAACACCAAAATTATCCAATAAAGAAAAAATAGACTTTAAGTACCTTTTACAGCCAAATTTATTTGCAAAATAATTTGATTTCTCATATAAACCTAAGGAATTTTCGAAATTATGAGTACCAAAGTATTTCATTTACTGATGGTCTCAACCTTATAAGGGGTGATAATGGCCAGGGAAAGACCAACCTTGCTGAGGCAATCTATTTTCTGTCGGGTTTCGGATCTCACAGGACATACAAAAACCAGCCTCTTATAAAATCGGGAGAACAGAAAGCAGAGATATCTGCAAAAATTCAGTCTAAATACGGAACCCGAAATGTATACATTGGTATATCTTGCAATTCGAATAACATCCTAAAAGTAGACGGTAAGCCTTCGAAACTCAGGGACCTTGTTTCTGTCTTTAGCTGTGTAATATTCTCCCCAGAGGATATAGATCTAGTAAAGGGAGATCCCGGACACAGAAGAAAATATCTGGATGATATTATCTGCAGGGCTCGCCCCATGATGCTGGACATTTATTCTGCATATGACAGAACATTAAAGCAGAGAAACTCTCTGTTAAAGAGCTTTAGAAAATCATCATGCAAAAGCGACCTCCTGGATATTTGGACACAGAAGTTGGTGGAGCTTGGCCTGGAAATAGTAAATGCTCGAAAAAGATTACTAAAGATTTTAAATCCAAAAATTAGCGAATTTTATTCAAAACTTGCGGGGGTGAGTAGCACAGCTGAATTATTCTGCCAATCTTCAGATTGCCTTATAGATACATTCGATCTATTGAGAGACAGAGAAATAGAAGAAGGTGTAACCCTTGCTGGACCACATAGAGATAACGTTGATATTCTCTTAAATTCTTGTCCG
The sequence above is a segment of the Tropheryma whipplei str. Twist genome. Coding sequences within it:
- the dnaA gene encoding chromosomal replication initiator protein DnaA, translating into MNKTLNPQEVWIKAVRNLEGFFSSPRVIGYLKKASPSIEGESLIITFPNSHLASVMDDIEVYDATKKTILDSYPSIKEIKITISPDVLEKEITEEINDLVQSMEEEDFALIDHTKPVIPNFFDQNTRVNFGGGPNNHHPTTGVNPRFTFDNFVVGKSNELARAASISAAERPGKSFNPLFIYGDSGVGKTHLLHSIGNYAKFLFPSLRIKYVSSEDFTNDFINSISSGTSQKFQEKYRQIDILMVDDIQFLQKKQETQESFFHTFNSLHNSSRQLVISSDLPPKQLMGFEDRMRSRFECGLVCDIQKPDLETRIAILQKKCQNEKKEVSMEILTYIASCFSSSVRELEGALLRIFALASFNKEEINMTLAQKVLEDLGAQRGDKIDPIEIIEITAKHYDLAASDLCGNSRVANISIARQIAMYLCRELTDVSLPKLGYIFGRDHSTIIYATRRISDLIGKDRKTFSDIYKLTQFILRR
- the dnaN gene encoding DNA polymerase III subunit beta, with protein sequence MKLIVDRGLLSSSVNFVTRMIPARPPSPILSGMLIEAKNEKVTLSTFNYETSAKVEFSANVIEGGKVLVPGTLISSISQKLPDEPVEISKEDEKISLTCGPVNYILNLMPIAEYPPLPNLENAEQYRIPSEDFVKSVSQVTTSAAKDDISAVITGINLRLSNESIELTGTDRYRVAVKTLNSVSGHPSDSSVIVSSKTLFEVSKTLGNLESEISVFIKNDGENKVIGFESGNKTVTSLLISGNYPPVAKLFTEETGHYAILKTSDFLESTKRVSVVVERDEPIEFSFVKNTVTIKGSGIALASEKVECELFGDEISIMLRPQFLCDGLIACQEDFIKVAFTKPSVKNRPGPVLITPKLSNKEKIDFKYLLQPNLFAK
- the recF gene encoding DNA replication/repair protein RecF (All proteins in this family for which functions are known are DNA-binding proteins that assist the filamentation of RecA onto DNA for the initiation of recombination or recombinational repair.), producing MISHINLRNFRNYEYQSISFTDGLNLIRGDNGQGKTNLAEAIYFLSGFGSHRTYKNQPLIKSGEQKAEISAKIQSKYGTRNVYIGISCNSNNILKVDGKPSKLRDLVSVFSCVIFSPEDIDLVKGDPGHRRKYLDDIICRARPMMLDIYSAYDRTLKQRNSLLKSFRKSSCKSDLLDIWTQKLVELGLEIVNARKRLLKILNPKISEFYSKLAGVSSTAELFCQSSDCLIDTFDLLRDREIEEGVTLAGPHRDNVDILLNSCPARSQSSQGESWTLALSMKLSLIELMRETKRLYDPDPVVILDDVFAHLDSYRKQKLAQEVFSYEQTIVTTTDNSDNYRTSQTLVVEEGKVFSENKKG